CCAGGGCCTCCGGGTCGGCGGTGGTCGCGAGGCCGACCGTCGTGGGGATCTCGATCAGCGACCTGATGTGGGTGTACTCGTCGAGCTGCTGCTCGGAGACCGCGGTGACCCGGAAGCCCTTGTTGGGGACGGTGTCGACCAGGCCTTCCTTGGCAAGGTCGAGCATGGCCTCGCGCACGGGGGTCGCGGAGACGCCGAAGCGGGCCGCCAGGCCGGGCGCCGAGTGGACCTCGCCCGGCCGCAGCTCCCCCGCGATGAGTGCGGCGCGCAGCGCGTCGGCGACCCGCTCGCGGTAGCTGGGCTTCTTGCCGCCCAGCGCGGGCAGGGCGGGTGCGGATGTCGGCGCGCTGGTGCGCTGGGCGGGCATCGGTGGTCTCCTGGGCGGCTTAGAGGACGAATCCGGCGGGGAACGGGTCGGTGGGGTCGAGCAGGTACTGGGCGGTGCCGGTGATCCAGGCGCGCCCGGTGAAGCTTGGCAGGACGGCGGGAATGCCGGCGACCTCGGTGGCGCCGAGGAGGCGTCCGGTGAAGTGGGTGCCGATGAAGGACTCGTTCAAGAACTCGGTGTGCAGGGGCAGTTCGCCGCGCGCGTGCAGCTGTGCCATGCGCGCGCTGGTGCCCGTGCCGCAGGGCGAGCGGTCGAACCAGCCGGGGTGGATGGCCATCGCGTGCCGGGAGTGGCGGGCGTCGGAGCCGGGCGCGTACAGGTGGACGTGGTGGCAGCCGCGGATGGACGGGTCCTCGGGGTGGACGGGCTCGCCCTCGGCGTTGATGGCGTCCATCAGGTCCAGGCCCGCCCGGAGGATGTCGTCCTTGCGGGAGCGGTCGAAGGGCAGGCCGAACTCCTCCAGCGGCAGGATGGCGTAGAAGTTGCCGCCGTAGGCGAGGTCGTAGGTCACCGTCCGCCCGTCGGCGAGCGTGATCTTGCGGTCGAGGCCGACGGAGAAGGACGGCACGTTCTGCAGCGTCACCGCCTTCGCGGCGCCGTCCTCGACCTCGACCTCGGCGACGACCAGGCCCGCCGGGGTGTCCAGCCGGATGGTGGTCACCGGCTCGACGACCTCCACCATGCCGGTCTCCACGAGCACCGTCGCGACGCCGATCGTGCCGTGGCCGCACATGGGCAGATAGCCGGAGACCTCGATGTAGACGACGCCCCAGTCGCAGTCGGGGCGGGTGGGCGGCTGGAGGATCGCGCCGCTCATCGCGGAGTGACCGCGCGGCTCGTTCATCAGCAACTGCTTGATGTCGTCGCGGTGTTCACGGAAGTACAGCCGTCGCTCGTTCATGGTCGCGCCCGGGATCGTACCGACCCCGCCGGTGATCACCCGGGTGGGCATGCCCTCGGTGTGCGAGTCGACGGCGTGCAGGACGAGTTTGCTGCGCATGACCCAACTCCCTTGTCACTGTGACGAGTTATCCGTTACGCGAGTCCGGCGGCGACGGCCTTCTCCGTGGCGGCTCGGACCGCTGCCTCCTGCTCGGGCAGCAGCGCGACGCGCGGCGGGCGCACCGGTCCGCCGTACCGGCCGACGACG
Above is a genomic segment from Streptomyces sp. R21 containing:
- a CDS encoding GntR family transcriptional regulator, whose translation is MPAQRTSAPTSAPALPALGGKKPSYRERVADALRAALIAGELRPGEVHSAPGLAARFGVSATPVREAMLDLAKEGLVDTVPNKGFRVTAVSEQQLDEYTHIRSLIEIPTTVGLATTADPEALEALRPVAEEIVTSAAAGDLIAYVEADLRFHLGLLALAGNDHLVEVVRDLRRRSRLYGLTALVAQGRLEASAQEHIELLDALLARDAEAVREVMARHLGHVRGLWAKP
- a CDS encoding proline racemase family protein — its product is MRSKLVLHAVDSHTEGMPTRVITGGVGTIPGATMNERRLYFREHRDDIKQLLMNEPRGHSAMSGAILQPPTRPDCDWGVVYIEVSGYLPMCGHGTIGVATVLVETGMVEVVEPVTTIRLDTPAGLVVAEVEVEDGAAKAVTLQNVPSFSVGLDRKITLADGRTVTYDLAYGGNFYAILPLEEFGLPFDRSRKDDILRAGLDLMDAINAEGEPVHPEDPSIRGCHHVHLYAPGSDARHSRHAMAIHPGWFDRSPCGTGTSARMAQLHARGELPLHTEFLNESFIGTHFTGRLLGATEVAGIPAVLPSFTGRAWITGTAQYLLDPTDPFPAGFVL